In Tamandua tetradactyla isolate mTamTet1 chromosome 7, mTamTet1.pri, whole genome shotgun sequence, the following are encoded in one genomic region:
- the LOC143690634 gene encoding olfactory receptor 6C76-like, producing the protein MKNHTSVKEFILLGLTENPKLNVLIFLFLFVTYILSIIGNLTIITLTLIDSQLKTPMYFFLRNFSFLEISFTTVSIPRFLVSIVTGKMSISYHSCMAQLFFLILLGSTEFFLLTAMSYDRYVAICKPLHYTTIMNSKMCIRLVISSWLAGFFIIFPPVIMGLQVDFCDSNIIDHFTCDTSPMLLISCTDTAFLELMGFFLAVFTLLSTLTLVILSYAFILRAILRIPSTEQRKKAFSTCSSHIIVVSISYGSCIFMYVKTSAKEGVAFTKGIAVLNTSVAPMLNPFIYALRNQQVKNSFKNAVKRLLFSLNLHSPKCFLFIRLQ; encoded by the exons atgaaaaatcatacGTCTGTGAAAGAGTTCATCCTTCTGGGATTAACAGAGAATCCAAAGCTCaatgttttgatttttctatttctgtttgtcACATATATACTGAGTATAATTGGAAACTTGACAATCATCACCCTCACTCTGATAGATTCCCAACTCAAAactcccatgtacttcttccttagGAATTTCTCTTTCCTAGAAATCTCATTCACAACAGTTAGCATTCCTAGATTTCTGGTCAGCATTGTAACagggaaaatgagcatttcttatCATTCTTGCATGGCCCAGCTGTTTTTTCTCATCCTGCTTGGTTCAACAGAATTTTTCCTGTTGACTGCTATGTCTTATGATCGTTATGTGGCTATCTGCAAGCCCCTGCATTACACAACAATAATGAACAGCAAAATGTGCATCCGACTTGTAATTAGCTCTTGGCTGGCTGgatttttcattatctttccaCCTGTGATCATGGGTCTCCAAGTGGATTTCTGTGACTCCAACATTATCGACCACTTCACCTGTGACACTTCTCCTATGCTGCTGATCTCCTGCACAGACACAGCATTCCTAGAACTCATGGGTTTTTTCCTGGCAGTATTCACTCTCTTGTCAACCTTAACATTGGTGATTCTTTCCTATGCATTCATCCTTAGAGCAATTCTTAGAATCCCCTCTacagagcaaaggaaaaaagCCTTTTCCACTTGTTCCTCACACATCATTGTTGTCTCTATTTCTTATGGAAGCTGCATTTTCATGTATGTTAAAACTTCAGCAAAAGAAGGGGTGGCTTTTACCAAAGGTATAGCAGTACTCAATACATCTGTTGCCCCAATGCTAAATCCTTTCATTTATGCCTTAAGGAATCAACAGGTTAAAAACTCCTTTAAAAATGCAGTCAAAAGAT tgctattctctctgaatctccattctccaaaatgtttcctttttatacgactccaataa